A segment of the Streptomyces pactum genome:
GCAGCGGGGACTTGGCCCTTCTCCCCGGGTATCGGGGGCGGGCGGTCAGCCCATTTCCTCCAGGGCCTTGCCCTTCGTCTCCTTCACGAACTTCAGGACGAAGGGGATGGAGAGCGCGGCGAAGATCGTGTAGATCACATAGGTGCCGGAGAGGTTCCACTCGGCCAGCGACGGGAAGCTCGCGGTGATGGCCCAGTTGGCGATCCACTGCGCGGCCGCGGCCACACCCAGCGCGGCGGCGCGCAGCCGGTTCGGGAACATCTCGCCGAGGAAGACCCAGACGACCACACCCCAGGAGAGGGCGAAGAAGAGGACGAACAGGTGGGCGGCGATCAGGGCGACCCAGCCCTGCGTGGCCGGGAGCTTGCCGTCGACCAGGTCGAAGGAGAAGGCCCAGGCCTCCAGTGCCAGGCCGATCACCATGCCGACCGACCCGATGAGGGCGAGCGGCTTGCGTCCGATGCGGTCCACGAAGATCATCGCGATCACGGTGCCGACGATGTTGATGATCGACGTCGTGAACGAGTAGAAGAACGACTGCGACGGGTCGACGCCGACCGACTGCCACAGCGTCGCCGAGTAGTAGAACGCGACGTTGATGCCGACGAACTGCTGGAAGACCGACAGGCCGATACCGACCCAGACGATCGGCTTGAAGAAGAAGCTGCCGCCGAGCAGGTCCTTGAAGGAGGACTTCTCCTCGCGGTGCATCGCGTGCTCGATCTCGGCGATACGCGCGTCGAAGTCCACGTCCTTGCCCTCGACCTCTTCGAGGATCTGCTTGGCGCGCTCGTGCTTGCCGACGGAGACCAGGAAGCGCGGGGACTCGGGGATGGCGAAGGAGAGCAGGCCGTAGAGGATGGCCGGGATGACCATGACGCCGAGCATGACCTGCCAGGCCTCCAGGCCCATCAGCTCACCGCGCTGGTCGCCGCCGGCGGCGTTCAGCAGACCCCAGTTGACCAGTTGCGACACGGCGATGCCGATGACGATCGCGGCCTGCTGGAAGGAGCCGAGCCGGCCTCGGTAGGCGGGCGGGGAGACCTCGGCGATGTAGGCGGGGCCGATCACCGAGGCCATGCCGATGGCGAAGCCGCCGATGACGCGCCACATGGCGAGGTCCCACAGCGCGAAGGGCAGCGCGGAGCCGATGGCGCTGACGGTGAAGAGGACCGCGGCGATCTGCATGCAGCGGATGCGGCCGATGCGGTCGGCGATGCGGCCGGCGGTCGCGGCGCCGATGGCGCAGCCGATCAGTGCGACGGCGATGACCTGGGCCAGCACCGCGGAGCCGACGTCGTAGCGGTCCCGGATGGCCTCGACGGCGCCGTTGATCACGGAACTGTCGTAGCCGAAGAGGAAACCGCCCATCGCGGCCGCCGCCGCGATGAAGATGACGTGCCCGAGATGATCGGGGTGAGCCGTCCTGGCTCCTGATGTGGATGCCTGCGATGTGCTGGCCACGTGTACTCCTCGGGCTACCGGCAACGCTGCCGGGGTGGTTCGCCTTCGAGGTGCCACCGAAGGGACCTGAAG
Coding sequences within it:
- a CDS encoding sugar porter family MFS transporter, which codes for MASTSQASTSGARTAHPDHLGHVIFIAAAAAMGGFLFGYDSSVINGAVEAIRDRYDVGSAVLAQVIAVALIGCAIGAATAGRIADRIGRIRCMQIAAVLFTVSAIGSALPFALWDLAMWRVIGGFAIGMASVIGPAYIAEVSPPAYRGRLGSFQQAAIVIGIAVSQLVNWGLLNAAGGDQRGELMGLEAWQVMLGVMVIPAILYGLLSFAIPESPRFLVSVGKHERAKQILEEVEGKDVDFDARIAEIEHAMHREEKSSFKDLLGGSFFFKPIVWVGIGLSVFQQFVGINVAFYYSATLWQSVGVDPSQSFFYSFTTSIINIVGTVIAMIFVDRIGRKPLALIGSVGMVIGLALEAWAFSFDLVDGKLPATQGWVALIAAHLFVLFFALSWGVVVWVFLGEMFPNRLRAAALGVAAAAQWIANWAITASFPSLAEWNLSGTYVIYTIFAALSIPFVLKFVKETKGKALEEMG